The following proteins come from a genomic window of Synechococcus sp. BIOS-E4-1:
- a CDS encoding Nif11-like leader peptide family RiPP precursor, translated as MTQEQLTAFLAHVKGNTNLQEQLKAAADVDAVAAIAEGAGLSIFSDDMENAQSEISEDELEDVAGGFWVYTNFPGKFCKAYRVSKRICRKSKS; from the coding sequence ATGACACAAGAACAACTCACGGCTTTCTTGGCTCACGTCAAAGGCAACACAAACCTTCAGGAGCAGCTCAAAGCAGCTGCTGATGTTGATGCTGTTGCTGCAATTGCCGAAGGCGCTGGATTAAGTATTTTTTCTGACGACATGGAGAACGCTCAGTCCGAGATCTCTGAAGATGAACTTGAAGACGTGGCGGGAGGTTTTTGGGTTTATACCAATTTTCCAGGGAAATTCTGTAAAGCGTATAGGGTATCTAAAAGGATATGCAGGAAATCGAAATCATGA